In a single window of the Papaver somniferum cultivar HN1 chromosome 8, ASM357369v1, whole genome shotgun sequence genome:
- the LOC113301608 gene encoding uncharacterized protein LOC113301608: MALISALFEVLKGPTIGNVFTELLLFLGPLWIAVLVGVVVGWAWKPKWANLGKDKLDYTMSKASSLSVGFISSPPSLNFGSMPCFNSMKAQLPSYIPWISDYGADKGKDLDAPITSSDCSSSEIEKEKPLALTGEDLDYLSQLVEVTDGGPAWIQMMDRSTQTMSYQAWRRDRETGPPQYRSRTVFEDATPETVRDFFWDDDFRQTAKWDDMLIHSKILEECPETGTMLVQWIRKFPFFCSDREYIIGRRIWESGRVYYCVTKGVPCTYMPRHNKPQRVDLYYSSWCIKAVESKRGNGMTACEVLLFHYEDMGIPWEIAKLGVRQGMWGAVKKIEPGLRAYQKARLSGERISKCAYMAQINTKVKANHLNSLENGKKESLEIETLSPSDEKKPLGRNLPKLLFVGGAVVLACSLDRGLLTKAVIFGVARRFGRIGRRM, translated from the exons ATGGCGTTGATATCAGCTTTGTTTGAGGTATTGAAAGGCCCTACAATTGGTAATGTATTTACAGAGTTATTATTATTTCTGGGTCCTTTATGGATTGCAGTTTTAGTTGGGGTTGTAGTTGGATGGGCATGGAAACCTAAATGGGCAAATTTGGGAAAAGATAAATTGGATTATACAATGTCTAAAGCTTCGTCATTGTCTGTGGGTTTTATATCTTCTCCGCCATCTTTGAATTTTGGTTCAATGCCTTGTTTTAATTCAATGAAAGCTCAATTGCCAAGTTACATTCCTTGGATTTCTGATTACGGAGCTGACAAAGGAAAAGACTTGGATGCACCAATTACCAGTTCTGATTGCAG TTCTTCGGAGATCGAAAAAGAAAAACCACTGGCTCTGACAGGAGAGGATCTCGACTATTTATCCCAACTCGTTGAGGTTACTGATGGAGGTCCTGCTTGGATTCAAATGATGGATCGATCTACCCAAACTATGAGCTATCAAGCTTGGCGGAGGGATCGCGAG ACTGGACCTCCACAATACCGTAGCAGGACTGTCTTTGAAGATGCTACCCCAGAGACAGTAAGggacttcttttgggatgatgaTTTCCGCCAAACAGCCAAGTGGGATGACATGCTTATACATTCAAAAATATTAGAGGAGTGCCCCGAAACAGGAACAATGCTAGTACAATGGATACGGAAG TTTCCCTTCTTCTGTAGTGACAGAGAATACATAATAGGTCGCCGAATTTGGGAAtcaggaagagtatattactGTGTTACTAAG GGAGTACCTTGCACTTACATGCCAAGACATAACAAGCCCCAACGTGTTGATCTGTACTATTCTAGCTGGTGCATTAAAGCAG TTGAGTCAAAGAGAGGAAACGGGATGACAGCTTGTGAGGTGCTACTCTTTCATTACGAAGACATGGGTATTCCATGGGAAATTGCAAAACTTGGTGTTCGTCAAGGAATGTGGGGAGCCGTAAAGAAGATTGAGCCTGGTCTACGTGCTTATCAGAAGGCAAGATTATCGGGAGAGCGGATCTCTAAGTGTGCTTACATGGCCCAAATCAACACAAAGGTAAAAGCGAATCACCTGAATTCCTTGGAAAATGGAAAGAAAGAATCTTTGGAAATTGAAACCCTGAGTCCGTCCGACGAGAAAAAACCACTTGGGAGGAACCTTCCCAAGCTCTTATTTGTCGGCGGGGCAGTTGTCCTTGCGTGTAGTCTAGACAGAGGACTGTTGACAAAGGCAGTTATTTTTGGTGTTGCAAGGAGATTTGGAAGGATAGGGAGGAGAATGTGA